From the Hyphomicrobium sp. ghe19 genome, one window contains:
- a CDS encoding propanediol/glycerol family dehydratase large subunit: protein MTDETQARPNRWKRFSDWDERPLRLDKFAAEDAASGFSAFKSPFDPKPGLSLGAGVVESMDGIAVRDFDMIDVFIARYHLDPEIAPEAMAMPSLEVARMLVDMNVPRKTLVRLAHGMTPAKLADVVSHLSSLEIAFAYSKMRARQTPGNQAHVTNAKDDPLQMAADAATAVAFGFDEIETTMRVARNSWSNAVACAVGAAVGRWGALFQCSSEEAEELKIGMAGFTSYAETVSVYGTEKSFIDGDDTPWSKAFLAAAYASRGIKMRCTSGAGSELLMGFHDRKSLLYLEARCLCLQRAMGVQGTQNGGIDGAPVTCTVPGGMRELMAENLIAVWLDLECASGNDARATESEIRVGAKILPYLIAGSDLICSGFGSILKYDNSFNASLLNGEELEDYLVLQRDFEADGGLTPVGETRVMELRSRAVDAISAVLEELGLAKPTADMKLSVVAASGSDETRTFSGRDVALISEAIYDRSITVIDVIKALAARGFTEEAENLLKLVRLRVSGDYLQTSAVVRDGRIVSAVNNPNDYQGPGTGYRLTEERREEIVAIRDVLTRQEVLRVEAAVRPGEVTRVAYRPTGPAAATHNPKEVVIGISPAFGLKLFQTVAGHPLSAILRVLIAGITEGGCTARVVRMRHTADTSFLGLSAARLAGSGIGIGIQAKGTAVIHQKDRLPHNNLELFSNSPITKIEHYKRMGLNAAAYALGEMPEPVIVPTRGEAMGSRYHARVSLIYAIETEMTSEGAEPEEIDVMFLGAAA from the coding sequence ATGACTGATGAAACGCAGGCACGGCCGAATCGTTGGAAGCGATTTTCCGATTGGGACGAGCGCCCGCTCAGGCTCGACAAATTCGCCGCCGAAGATGCTGCGAGCGGGTTTTCGGCGTTCAAGAGCCCCTTCGATCCCAAACCAGGGTTGTCTCTCGGCGCTGGCGTCGTCGAGTCCATGGATGGCATCGCCGTCCGCGACTTCGATATGATCGACGTTTTCATTGCCCGCTATCATCTCGATCCCGAAATTGCGCCGGAAGCGATGGCGATGCCGTCTCTCGAAGTGGCGCGCATGCTCGTCGACATGAACGTGCCGCGGAAGACGCTGGTTCGGCTCGCGCACGGCATGACGCCCGCCAAGCTCGCCGATGTCGTCAGTCATCTTTCATCGCTCGAGATCGCTTTCGCCTACAGCAAGATGCGGGCGCGGCAGACGCCCGGCAATCAAGCGCACGTCACGAACGCGAAAGACGACCCCCTGCAGATGGCGGCCGATGCCGCAACTGCCGTGGCGTTCGGCTTCGACGAAATCGAGACGACGATGCGAGTTGCGCGCAACTCCTGGTCGAACGCCGTCGCTTGCGCCGTCGGGGCCGCCGTCGGACGGTGGGGCGCGCTCTTTCAGTGCTCCAGCGAAGAAGCGGAAGAACTCAAGATCGGCATGGCGGGCTTCACTTCCTACGCCGAGACCGTGTCGGTCTACGGCACCGAGAAGAGCTTCATCGACGGCGACGATACGCCTTGGTCGAAAGCATTTCTCGCGGCGGCCTACGCTTCGCGGGGCATCAAGATGCGGTGCACGTCGGGTGCGGGCTCCGAGTTGCTGATGGGCTTTCACGACCGCAAATCGTTGCTCTATCTCGAGGCGCGGTGCCTTTGCCTGCAGCGCGCGATGGGCGTGCAGGGCACGCAGAACGGCGGCATCGACGGGGCGCCCGTCACGTGCACCGTTCCCGGCGGCATGCGCGAATTGATGGCCGAGAACCTGATCGCCGTCTGGCTCGATCTCGAATGCGCGTCCGGCAACGACGCTCGCGCGACGGAATCGGAAATCCGCGTCGGCGCAAAGATCCTGCCGTATCTCATCGCGGGGTCCGATCTCATCTGTTCCGGCTTCGGCTCGATCCTCAAGTACGACAATTCGTTCAACGCCTCGCTGCTCAACGGTGAGGAGCTCGAGGATTATCTGGTTCTGCAGCGCGACTTCGAGGCCGATGGCGGGCTTACTCCGGTCGGCGAGACGCGCGTCATGGAGCTCAGGTCGCGGGCCGTCGATGCGATCAGCGCTGTTTTGGAAGAACTCGGGCTCGCGAAACCGACTGCCGACATGAAGCTCTCGGTCGTTGCCGCGTCCGGCTCGGATGAAACGCGGACGTTTTCCGGCCGCGACGTGGCGCTGATCAGCGAAGCCATCTACGACCGGTCGATCACGGTCATCGACGTCATCAAGGCGCTTGCGGCGCGGGGTTTCACCGAAGAGGCGGAAAACCTGCTGAAGCTCGTGAGGCTCCGCGTTTCCGGCGATTATCTGCAGACGTCGGCGGTCGTTCGCGACGGGCGCATCGTCAGCGCCGTCAACAATCCCAACGATTATCAGGGTCCCGGCACCGGCTACCGTCTCACCGAGGAGCGTCGCGAGGAAATCGTCGCCATTCGCGATGTGCTGACGCGCCAGGAAGTGCTGCGGGTCGAGGCGGCCGTCAGGCCCGGGGAAGTGACCCGGGTCGCCTACCGGCCGACAGGCCCCGCCGCCGCAACCCACAATCCGAAGGAAGTCGTCATCGGCATCAGCCCAGCTTTCGGGCTGAAGCTCTTTCAAACGGTCGCCGGTCATCCCCTCTCCGCGATTTTGCGGGTGCTGATCGCCGGCATAACGGAAGGCGGCTGCACAGCCCGCGTCGTCCGGATGCGCCACACGGCAGATACCTCGTTCCTCGGGCTCAGCGCGGCGCGGCTCGCCGGCTCCGGCATCGGGATCGGCATCCAGGCAAAGGGCACCGCCGTCATTCATCAGAAAGACAGGCTGCCGCACAACAATCTCGAGCTCTTCTCGAATTCGCCGATCACCAAGATCGAACATTACAAGCGGATGGGGCTCAACGCGGCCGCCTATGCGCTCGGCGAAATGCCCGAGCCCGTCATCGTGCCGACGCGCGGCGAGGCCATGGGCTCACGCTACCATGCGAGGGTTTCGCTCATCTATGCGATCGAGACGGAGATGACGTCTGAAGGCGCCGAACCAGAAGAGATCGATGTAATGTTCCTCGGAGCCGCCGCATGA
- a CDS encoding diol dehydratase small subunit produces MTGKPLTVADYPLAENRPDVVETKAGKKLDDITLEGVLSDRVSLEDLRITDRALRQQAEISTAAGRPTLAANFERGAELVDVPQDVIMRIYELLRPGRASSKQELIAAASELRETYGAEGVAAFIEEAADVYERRSLYKKRF; encoded by the coding sequence ATGACGGGCAAGCCTCTCACAGTCGCCGATTACCCGCTCGCCGAGAACCGGCCCGATGTCGTCGAGACAAAGGCCGGCAAGAAGCTCGATGACATTACGCTCGAGGGCGTGCTGTCCGACCGCGTGTCGCTCGAAGATCTTCGCATCACGGACCGCGCGCTTCGCCAGCAGGCTGAAATCTCGACGGCAGCGGGGCGGCCGACGCTCGCTGCGAATTTCGAGCGCGGGGCGGAGCTGGTGGATGTTCCCCAGGACGTGATCATGCGGATCTACGAGCTGCTGCGGCCGGGCCGGGCCAGTTCCAAGCAAGAATTGATCGCGGCCGCGAGCGAACTTCGCGAAACTTACGGCGCCGAGGGCGTCGCGGCCTTCATCGAGGAGGCGGCGGACGTCTACGAGCGCCGCTCTCTCTACAAAAAGCGTTTCTGA
- a CDS encoding cysteine hydrolase family protein: MSWKTGYRSIYYDGAPEPDDPDLSKPHTALLIIDVQNTYLSRPDRASLSPEDQRRYDAWTPFHKRMHEIVLPRTKDLLERFRRNGIECLFARIACHTKDGRDRSLSQKMPGWNNLLLPKDELPSQIVPELQPIGDEIVVTKTTDSALTGTNLRLILTNLGIKTVVCCGIFTDQCVSSTVRSLADESFAVVVVEDCCAAGSDELHHKELEIMNMIYGHVMSSAELNALMKLT; the protein is encoded by the coding sequence ATGAGCTGGAAGACGGGTTATCGATCCATCTATTACGACGGCGCTCCGGAACCAGACGACCCGGATCTCTCCAAGCCCCACACCGCCCTCCTCATCATCGACGTCCAGAACACCTACCTTTCTCGGCCGGACCGCGCGTCGCTTTCGCCGGAGGATCAACGGCGTTATGACGCTTGGACGCCCTTTCACAAGCGTATGCATGAAATCGTTCTGCCGAGAACGAAGGACCTTCTCGAGAGGTTTCGGCGGAACGGAATTGAATGCCTGTTCGCGCGCATCGCCTGCCATACCAAGGACGGCCGCGACCGCTCGCTATCGCAGAAGATGCCGGGCTGGAACAACCTCCTTCTGCCAAAAGACGAATTGCCGTCCCAGATCGTCCCGGAGCTTCAGCCCATCGGGGACGAGATCGTCGTTACCAAGACGACAGACAGTGCACTGACGGGTACCAACCTGCGGCTGATCCTGACCAATCTCGGCATCAAAACCGTGGTCTGCTGCGGGATTTTCACGGACCAGTGCGTCTCGTCGACTGTCCGGAGCCTCGCCGACGAGAGTTTCGCAGTGGTCGTGGTAGAAGATTGCTGCGCCGCCGGGTCAGACGAGCTTCATCACAAAGAACTCGAGATCATGAACATGATCTATGGGCACGTCATGTCGAGCGCTGAACTCAACGCCCTGATGAAGCTGACCTAA
- a CDS encoding PotD/PotF family extracellular solute-binding protein: MFDSKFSRRDFLKTSASAAATLAATQMGPFAGPAHAARDKELNILCWEGYNSAQVLDPFRSSKGATVKAESLTNDPTMINRLRAGEINVWDLINVNNPWARKIMLPEKLIKPLDRAKFEPYFEKMMPQFKPPYKWAMDDSGKDLLGMAQRFGPYSFVVNTDKISRKTAEDQGWDLFNDPKLAGRFGILESDDWNVFGICCIAGFDPYKAHTAEEVAKFEETAKRVLKNKKVVGDIATMNQAMISGEIDCHLTGGTYSASPARADGHLNLRGITPNKGPLAGGKGGIAWIEITSVVNNPQGSPLAEQFLEYVQTPEVAHTVAFAEGTFNPVAQMGNPDCFKLFSKDQLEAIQWDSLEEEMARSAEYDIVPDYDKLLDIWNAAKKS; encoded by the coding sequence ATGTTCGATAGCAAATTCTCACGCCGCGACTTCTTGAAAACCTCGGCGTCCGCGGCGGCGACGCTGGCCGCCACCCAAATGGGCCCGTTCGCAGGCCCCGCCCACGCGGCCCGTGACAAGGAACTGAACATCCTCTGTTGGGAAGGTTACAACTCGGCTCAGGTTCTCGATCCCTTCCGTTCGAGCAAGGGCGCGACGGTCAAGGCCGAAAGCCTGACCAACGATCCGACGATGATCAACCGTCTGCGCGCAGGCGAGATCAACGTTTGGGATCTCATCAACGTCAACAATCCCTGGGCGCGCAAAATCATGCTGCCCGAGAAACTGATCAAGCCGCTTGATCGCGCGAAGTTCGAGCCATACTTCGAGAAGATGATGCCGCAGTTCAAGCCGCCCTACAAATGGGCGATGGACGACTCGGGCAAAGATCTGCTCGGCATGGCCCAGCGGTTCGGGCCCTACTCGTTCGTCGTCAACACCGACAAGATCAGCCGCAAAACCGCAGAAGACCAGGGCTGGGATCTCTTCAATGATCCGAAGCTCGCAGGCCGCTTCGGCATTCTGGAGTCCGACGACTGGAACGTGTTCGGCATCTGCTGCATCGCCGGCTTCGATCCGTACAAGGCGCACACCGCCGAAGAAGTCGCCAAGTTCGAGGAAACCGCAAAGCGCGTTCTGAAGAACAAGAAGGTCGTGGGCGACATCGCCACCATGAACCAAGCCATGATTTCCGGCGAAATCGATTGCCACCTCACGGGCGGAACGTACTCCGCGTCTCCCGCGCGCGCGGACGGCCATTTGAATTTGCGTGGCATCACGCCAAACAAGGGTCCTCTTGCCGGCGGCAAGGGCGGCATCGCCTGGATCGAGATCACCTCGGTCGTCAACAACCCGCAGGGCTCTCCGCTCGCTGAGCAGTTCCTGGAATACGTGCAGACTCCCGAGGTCGCGCACACAGTGGCGTTCGCCGAAGGCACATTCAACCCGGTCGCTCAGATGGGTAACCCCGATTGCTTCAAGCTCTTCAGCAAAGACCAGCTCGAGGCCATTCAGTGGGACAGCCTCGAAGAAGAGATGGCGCGCTCGGCCGAGTACGACATCGTTCCCGACTACGACAAACTGCTCGACATCTGGAACGCAGCGAAGAAATCTTGA
- a CDS encoding ABC transporter ATP-binding protein gives MTGTSEPILRLKNVRKAFGNLAAVDDLNLSIGEGEFFTIVGPSGSGKTTLIRMLAGMERPTSGDILLRDKRINDTPANERPTCMVFQSLALFPHRTVGQNIEFALKIRNVDPATREKRARELMEKLRLPADYYSKNVTLCSGGERQRVALARALAFDPQILFFDEPLSAIDYKLRKTLEKELKDIHRETGKTFVYITHSLEEAMVMSDRIGVMRRGKLIQVGSPNEIYSTPRSRFVSEFMGDVNVIPVETNGPGSVRSQSLGASFKVPPAAIDSKALCLVVRPEFLHFLNSPSDAQNSLKGVLYNEYALGSRIQYQVRVGEKVFLIEKLRQQPFKGKLDDEVLIGWDPENSILVADE, from the coding sequence GTGACCGGAACTTCCGAACCTATCCTACGGTTGAAGAACGTTCGAAAAGCGTTCGGCAATCTAGCCGCCGTCGACGATCTCAACCTTTCCATCGGCGAAGGCGAATTCTTCACGATCGTCGGACCTTCCGGCAGCGGTAAGACGACATTGATCCGCATGCTCGCCGGGATGGAACGTCCGACCTCGGGTGACATCCTGCTGCGCGACAAGCGCATCAACGACACTCCGGCCAACGAACGGCCGACATGCATGGTGTTTCAGTCGCTCGCACTCTTTCCGCACCGGACGGTCGGGCAGAACATCGAGTTCGCCTTAAAAATTCGAAATGTCGATCCGGCGACGCGCGAAAAGCGCGCGCGTGAGCTGATGGAGAAATTGCGACTCCCCGCCGACTACTATTCGAAGAACGTCACGTTGTGTTCGGGCGGCGAGCGCCAGCGCGTCGCCCTTGCCCGTGCGCTCGCATTCGATCCACAGATCCTGTTTTTCGACGAACCGCTTTCGGCGATCGACTACAAGCTCCGCAAGACGCTCGAGAAAGAGCTGAAGGACATTCACCGCGAAACCGGCAAGACGTTCGTCTACATCACGCACAGCCTCGAAGAGGCAATGGTGATGAGCGACCGGATCGGCGTCATGCGGCGCGGCAAGCTCATTCAGGTCGGATCCCCGAACGAGATCTATTCGACGCCGCGCTCGCGCTTCGTCTCCGAGTTCATGGGCGACGTCAACGTGATACCCGTGGAGACCAACGGCCCGGGCTCAGTACGCTCCCAGTCGCTCGGCGCAAGCTTCAAGGTTCCACCGGCAGCCATCGACAGCAAAGCGCTGTGCCTGGTCGTCCGGCCCGAGTTCCTGCACTTCCTCAACTCTCCGAGCGACGCGCAGAACAGCCTCAAAGGCGTTCTCTATAACGAGTACGCACTCGGATCGCGCATTCAATATCAAGTCCGCGTCGGCGAAAAAGTGTTCCTCATCGAAAAGCTTCGCCAGCAGCCCTTCAAGGGCAAGCTCGACGATGAAGTGCTGATTGGTTGGGATCCGGAAAACTCAATTCTGGTGGCCGACGAATGA
- a CDS encoding ABC transporter permease, with the protein MIEKTSVLAEPGRRSAIPIMVLLTLGFVAPLLAVVGFSFMPPRTFGLWHEPTLENYERIFSDNTYVSLLWSLGLASATVVILALICYPVAYGLVRVFGRWSTVLTLLFTIPLVVSENIRLYGWVLFFIKGGILPGTLRTLFGVEMGDFLFTPAAVLFGMVYVYLPFMLFPMTLGIAMVPNQMREAARDLGASRWQVFREVELPLSTPGLMIGSLLTFVLAVGAIAEAKVLGGQRIIPITHDIEIAFTYAQNWPLGAALAVLLMLVVSVLVLIVLRRFDLDHILGKR; encoded by the coding sequence ATGATCGAAAAGACCTCCGTCCTCGCCGAACCAGGAAGGCGCTCGGCAATACCGATCATGGTATTGCTGACGCTCGGGTTCGTTGCACCTCTGCTCGCGGTGGTGGGCTTCAGCTTCATGCCGCCTCGAACCTTCGGGCTTTGGCACGAACCCACTCTCGAAAATTACGAAAGAATCTTCAGCGACAACACCTATGTCTCGTTGTTGTGGTCGCTGGGGCTGGCGTCTGCCACCGTCGTAATTCTCGCTCTCATCTGCTATCCGGTCGCGTACGGTCTCGTTCGCGTCTTTGGCCGATGGTCGACGGTTTTGACGCTGCTCTTCACCATCCCGCTGGTGGTTTCGGAGAACATCCGCCTCTACGGCTGGGTGCTCTTCTTCATCAAGGGCGGTATCCTTCCCGGAACCTTGCGAACGCTCTTTGGCGTGGAGATGGGAGATTTCCTCTTCACTCCGGCCGCCGTTTTGTTCGGCATGGTCTACGTCTATCTGCCGTTCATGCTCTTTCCCATGACGCTCGGAATCGCGATGGTTCCGAACCAGATGCGCGAAGCCGCGAGGGACCTCGGCGCTTCGCGCTGGCAGGTTTTCCGCGAGGTTGAACTGCCGCTATCGACACCGGGTTTGATGATCGGCTCGTTGCTGACATTCGTGCTCGCGGTCGGCGCCATCGCCGAGGCAAAGGTTCTTGGCGGCCAACGCATCATCCCGATCACGCACGATATCGAAATTGCCTTCACGTATGCGCAGAACTGGCCTCTCGGGGCGGCGCTCGCGGTGCTGCTGATGCTCGTCGTCAGCGTGCTCGTCCTCATCGTGCTTAGGCGGTTCGATCTCGATCACATACTTGGAAAGCGGTGA
- a CDS encoding ABC transporter permease — translation MSENNGSIRHILIGVWTAAVLLFVFLPSATIFLASMTSSRYFTFPITSFGFDWWSKVFNSLEVRALAYTSLSIALTVTVIAVVLGFFGALAFARYDWKGRKLYQKFILLPIFFPQSVLGLALLLWFNALGFTLSWKTAVLAHLVWIAPVVTLVMAIQVYSFDPSLEEAATDLGASRWQTFREVTLPVLMPGIFSGSLFAFLLSWGNFPLSLYTTGADNTLPKYLYAKMVAGYTPGVPVLGTISTAAAAVLLFGGYAAMLFLTRKRNAAA, via the coding sequence ATGTCTGAGAACAATGGCAGCATTCGCCACATCCTAATCGGCGTCTGGACGGCAGCGGTCCTGCTCTTCGTGTTTCTTCCCAGCGCGACGATCTTCCTCGCGTCGATGACCTCCAGCCGCTACTTCACCTTCCCGATTACGTCCTTCGGGTTCGATTGGTGGTCCAAGGTCTTCAACTCGCTCGAAGTCAGGGCACTGGCCTACACGTCTCTGTCGATTGCGCTGACGGTAACCGTCATCGCAGTCGTGCTTGGCTTCTTCGGTGCGCTGGCCTTCGCCCGTTACGATTGGAAGGGCCGTAAGCTCTACCAAAAGTTCATTCTGCTACCGATCTTCTTTCCTCAGTCGGTACTTGGTCTCGCCCTTCTGCTTTGGTTCAACGCCTTGGGCTTCACCCTGTCCTGGAAGACGGCCGTGCTCGCGCACCTCGTCTGGATTGCGCCGGTCGTAACGCTCGTCATGGCCATTCAGGTCTATTCCTTCGATCCGTCTCTCGAGGAAGCGGCGACAGATCTCGGCGCATCGCGATGGCAGACTTTCCGCGAGGTGACGCTGCCTGTCCTCATGCCCGGGATTTTTTCGGGAAGTCTGTTCGCGTTCCTATTGTCGTGGGGCAACTTCCCGCTGTCGCTCTACACAACGGGCGCGGACAACACTTTGCCCAAGTATCTCTATGCAAAGATGGTCGCGGGCTACACACCGGGCGTCCCCGTCCTCGGCACGATTTCGACGGCGGCCGCCGCCGTCCTCCTCTTTGGCGGCTACGCGGCAATGCTCTTTCTGACACGGAAGCGGAACGCGGCAGCCTAG
- the fabG gene encoding 3-oxoacyl-ACP reductase FabG codes for MFTSIAGRSVIVTGGSKGIGKGIARVFAKSGAKVVVVSRNLAEAKATAEELCRDGGTAMGLAADITSMGDLQVLAEATATAYGGIDILCANAGIFPQTKIEELSPEDWDFVSDTNLKGTFLSVKACLPYLKKSDQGRIVITSSITGPITAFPGWSHYGATKAGQLGFMRTACMEFAKYGITVNAVLPGNIATEGLAALGPEYEKAAAACIPLQKLGKVEDIGYAALFFASKEAAYVTGQTIIVDGGQILPESTDALAQA; via the coding sequence ATGTTCACGTCTATCGCAGGCCGGTCCGTCATCGTCACCGGTGGAAGCAAGGGGATCGGCAAGGGTATCGCGCGCGTCTTTGCAAAGAGCGGCGCAAAGGTCGTCGTGGTCTCGCGGAATCTCGCTGAAGCAAAGGCTACGGCGGAAGAGTTGTGCCGCGACGGCGGCACGGCGATGGGCCTCGCCGCCGACATCACGAGCATGGGCGACTTGCAGGTTCTGGCGGAGGCCACTGCCACGGCTTACGGCGGCATCGATATCCTATGCGCCAACGCCGGTATTTTTCCTCAGACAAAGATCGAGGAATTGTCGCCGGAAGATTGGGACTTCGTTTCCGATACGAACCTCAAGGGAACGTTCCTGTCTGTCAAAGCCTGCCTGCCGTATTTGAAGAAATCGGATCAGGGGCGCATCGTGATCACGTCGTCGATCACGGGCCCGATCACGGCCTTCCCGGGCTGGTCTCACTACGGTGCGACGAAGGCAGGGCAGCTCGGCTTCATGCGTACGGCCTGCATGGAGTTCGCGAAGTACGGCATTACCGTCAACGCGGTTCTACCGGGCAACATCGCAACTGAAGGCCTCGCGGCGCTCGGGCCTGAGTATGAGAAGGCCGCTGCGGCTTGCATCCCGCTGCAGAAGCTCGGCAAGGTCGAGGATATCGGTTACGCGGCGCTGTTCTTCGCGTCCAAGGAAGCCGCCTACGTCACCGGGCAGACGATCATCGTCGACGGCGGTCAGATCCTGCCCGAAAGCACGGATGCGCTGGCGCAGGCCTGA
- a CDS encoding AraC family transcriptional regulator produces the protein MALGIIDFGASGAGTSIGRGTDPSVLASAATGIVKFIERQRGDVDRIFGSVGISPEMAGSPTLQLSLSSYCRLFEESARITRNDNFGLWFGNAFDPRDLGLWGYASLSAPSLGVALETLVELFPLHQQSSSMGLRTTPDGLARLEYRIDAPQIIERRQDAELSLGMFLNLIREAMGQSWAPEEVHFEHPKPEGWREHERAFAAPAFFSQPTNAIVFRPQILKHAMPSADPRLMCAMKLCLDRLSERRDVRFSITDRVRSAVRARLPEGFPQIECVAAELRLPLSAIQRELHYDGLSYSTLVESTRRDLALSYVRQRQLSFSEIAFLVGYSELSAFSRAVRRWTGLSPRALRAEVLHNQS, from the coding sequence ATGGCACTCGGCATTATCGACTTCGGAGCGAGCGGCGCTGGTACCTCTATCGGCCGGGGAACCGACCCGTCTGTTCTAGCCTCCGCCGCCACCGGGATAGTGAAGTTCATCGAGCGCCAGCGCGGCGACGTCGATCGTATTTTTGGCAGCGTCGGCATCTCGCCTGAAATGGCCGGTTCTCCGACTCTGCAGTTGAGCCTCAGCTCCTACTGCCGCCTGTTCGAGGAAAGCGCTCGCATAACCCGAAACGACAATTTCGGCTTGTGGTTCGGCAATGCGTTCGATCCGCGTGACCTCGGTCTTTGGGGATATGCCTCGCTCTCCGCTCCATCACTGGGCGTCGCTCTCGAAACGCTCGTGGAACTCTTTCCGCTGCACCAGCAATCGTCCTCGATGGGGCTCAGGACGACGCCCGATGGCCTCGCGCGGCTCGAATATCGCATCGACGCGCCGCAAATCATCGAACGCCGGCAAGACGCGGAACTGTCGCTCGGCATGTTCCTCAACCTCATTCGCGAAGCGATGGGCCAGAGCTGGGCCCCCGAGGAAGTTCATTTCGAGCATCCAAAGCCCGAAGGCTGGCGCGAGCATGAGCGCGCATTCGCGGCACCGGCTTTCTTCTCGCAGCCGACCAACGCGATCGTGTTCCGGCCGCAAATCCTGAAGCATGCAATGCCCTCAGCCGATCCACGCCTCATGTGCGCAATGAAGCTTTGTCTCGATAGGCTCTCCGAGCGTCGCGATGTGCGCTTCAGCATTACCGATCGCGTTCGCAGCGCCGTGCGCGCGAGACTGCCTGAAGGCTTTCCGCAAATCGAATGCGTGGCGGCCGAGCTGCGGCTTCCACTCAGCGCCATTCAGCGCGAGCTTCATTACGACGGACTGAGCTACAGCACCCTCGTCGAAAGCACCCGCCGCGACTTGGCGTTGTCCTATGTGCGCCAGCGCCAGCTGTCGTTCTCTGAAATAGCCTTCCTCGTCGGCTATTCCGAGCTCTCGGCTTTCAGCCGCGCCGTCCGGCGATGGACCGGCCTTTCTCCGCGCGCGCTGCGCGCGGAGGTATTGCACAACCAAAGCTGA
- a CDS encoding phosphotransferase enzyme family protein has translation MKRTGVKAAGMTGTDEATHEELLQRLQLLAERAVRRYGLPGDCTVKLINVSENATYRVDSSTGQRWALRVHRENYHSRTAIASELAWLSALRENGGVATPTALRGLDGEYIQTVAVAGLQNPRNVVLFQWENGSEPSSTDVAGFELLGETAARMHAHVRKWQRPAWFERFTWDFETSLGSRPHWGYWKDGMGMTPEATAAITEAVALIGRRLENFGKSPDRFNLVHGDMRLANLLMDGSTVKAIDFDDCGFSWLLYDCATTVSFFEHMPEVPDLLKAWVRGYRRIGNLSEAEESEIATFVMLRRLLLVAWIGSHSETELAKSMGVEYTQTSIPLCEQYLSSYGGAAGKDVAAPPKKGLLKRLFG, from the coding sequence ATGAAGCGCACGGGAGTCAAGGCAGCAGGCATGACGGGTACCGATGAGGCGACACACGAAGAGCTGTTGCAGCGATTGCAGCTTCTGGCCGAACGCGCGGTAAGGCGCTACGGGCTTCCGGGCGACTGCACGGTCAAGCTCATAAACGTCTCCGAGAATGCAACGTATCGCGTCGATAGCAGCACCGGGCAAAGGTGGGCGCTGCGCGTCCATCGCGAAAACTATCATTCGCGCACCGCGATAGCCTCAGAACTCGCATGGCTTTCGGCTCTCCGCGAAAATGGCGGCGTTGCCACGCCGACGGCGCTGAGAGGTCTGGACGGCGAATATATCCAGACGGTTGCGGTCGCGGGGCTGCAAAACCCGCGCAACGTCGTGCTGTTCCAATGGGAGAATGGCTCGGAGCCATCGAGTACCGACGTCGCCGGCTTCGAGCTGCTTGGCGAAACGGCGGCCCGCATGCACGCCCATGTTCGCAAGTGGCAGCGGCCGGCCTGGTTCGAACGCTTCACCTGGGACTTCGAGACCAGCCTCGGCAGTCGTCCCCATTGGGGCTACTGGAAGGACGGCATGGGGATGACGCCGGAGGCGACGGCAGCCATCACCGAAGCCGTCGCGCTGATCGGACGGCGTCTCGAGAACTTCGGCAAATCGCCCGATCGCTTCAATCTCGTGCACGGCGATATGCGTCTCGCCAACCTGCTGATGGACGGGTCTACCGTTAAGGCCATCGATTTCGACGACTGCGGTTTTTCCTGGCTCCTTTACGATTGCGCGACGACGGTGTCGTTCTTCGAGCATATGCCCGAGGTGCCGGATCTGCTCAAAGCCTGGGTCCGCGGCTATCGCCGCATCGGCAATTTGAGCGAGGCAGAAGAAAGCGAAATCGCGACGTTCGTCATGCTGCGAAGACTTCTCCTCGTTGCGTGGATCGGATCGCATTCGGAAACCGAACTGGCGAAATCGATGGGTGTCGAGTACACGCAGACTTCCATCCCGCTGTGCGAGCAGTACCTCTCTTCGTACGGTGGCGCCGCCGGAAAAGACGTTGCTGCACCGCCGAAGAAGGGTCTTCTGAAACGTCTGTTCGGCTGA